One genomic region from Eremothecium gossypii ATCC 10895 chromosome I, complete sequence encodes:
- the PSR1 gene encoding phosphatase (Syntenic homolog of Saccharomyces cerevisiae YLL010C (PSR1) and YLR019W (PSR2)) yields the protein MGFISSLLCCSGSKQSYNKRSSSPAPSVARKQVGNKTSIRRSQASSKASSCNALSSSADSMDKAAELCVSPAPATAPAGSAVHSDNIARVAAVTSTDAPGGSDTRRNQDEGQSDARVQEDIISTPNVSEVPAQEAGKLGRPECSEEQCVGQKTEEGLLKAPDKIATYGNSLGVVHSGDCEKQGGNLDDCGSSDKETFFGDKQLVTVYHGETDTSTGTTDNDKQDVSNNVIHGVTTTVKERQDSSSTEGITTDASNNDEEPRQEEARSDPELGYEGEVLLDLSSLQPEQAHAPGYDTLLPPQRPEFRGRKCLVLDLDETLVHSSFKYLHTADFVIPVEIDNQVHNVYVIKRPGVDEFLKRVGELFEVVVFTASVSRYGDPLLDILDQYKAVHHRLFRDSCYNYEGNYIKNLSQIGRPLSDLIILDNSPASYIFHPQHAVPISSWFSDAHDNELLDILPLLEDLSSRKVPDVARILDVTI from the coding sequence TGCTCCATCAGTTGCTAGGAAACAGGTAGGGAATAAGACATCAATCAGAAGAAGCCAAGCATCGTCGAAGGCGTCTAGTTGCAACGCTCTATCCAGCTCCGCGGATTCTATGGATAAAGCGGCAGAGCTATGCGTGTCACCAGCTCCGGCAACTGCTCCAGCAGGTTCCGCTGTTCATTCTGACAATATCGCACGGGTAGCCGCTGTTACTTCGACAGACGCCCCGGGGGGATCTGATACTCGGAGAAATCAGGACGAAGGCCAATCTGATGCACGCGTGCAAGAGGACATTATTAGCACACCGAACGTTTCCGAGGTGCCGGCTCAAGAAGCTGGTAAGCTCGGCAGACCAGAGTGCTCAGAGGAGCAATGTGTCGGACAAAAGACAGAAGAGGGCCTTCTCAAGGCTCCGGATAAAATAGCCACTTATGGGAATTCGTTGGGTGTGGTGCATAGTGGGGATTGTGAGAAGCAGGGAGGGAACTTAGACGATTGTGGTTCCAGCGACAAGGAGACGTTTTTTGGTGATAAACAACTAGTGACTGTTTACCACGGTGAAACTGATACAAGCACTGGGACTACTGATAATGATAAACAAGATGTGTCCAACAATGTTATACACGGAGTAACCACTACTGTCAAAGAGCGGCAAGATTCTAGCAGCACAGAAGGCATCACAACAGATGCGAGCAATAATGACGAGGAACCTCGCCAAGAGGAGGCGAGGAGCGATCCAGAACTAGGTTATGAAGGCGAGGTTCTGCTAGATCTTTCTTCTTTGCAACCGGAACAAGCGCATGCACCCGGTTATGATACATTACTACCACCGCAAAGACCAGAGTTTCGCGGTAGAAAGTGCTTGGTTCTCGACTTGGATGAAACCTTGGTTCATTCGTCGTTCAAGTATCTACACACCGCTGATTTTGTGATTCCGGTTGAGATTGATAACCAGGTTCACAACGTGTATGTCATAAAAAGACCCGGCGTGGACGAGTTTTTAAAACGTGTTGGTGAGCTTTTTGAGGTGGTTGTATTTACAGCCAGTGTTTCTCGTTATGGTGATCCGTTACTTGATATATTAGACCAATATAAAGCGGTCCACCATCGATTATTCAGGGACTCTTGCTACAATTATGAGGGAAACTATATAAAAAATTTGTCGCAAATTGGAAGACCACTATCGGACCTAATAATATTGGATAATTCTCCTGCATCATACATATTTCATCCACAGCATGCGGTGCCCATTTCATCTTGGTTTTCGGACGCCCACGATAACGAATTATTGGATATATTGCCGTTATTGGAAGACCTTTCATCCAGGAAGGTTCCTGATGTTGCCAGGATCTTAGATGTGACCATATGA
- the SOF1 gene encoding rRNA-processing protein SOF1 (Syntenic homolog of Saccharomyces cerevisiae YLL011W (SOF1)): MKIKTISRNADEYVPVKSTQESQLPRNLDPALHPFERAREYTKALTATKLERMFAKPFVGQLGYGHRDGCYVLAKNYNVLNKLASGSADGVVKYWNMATREELCSFRAHYGLVTGLCVTPTHLSPTKKDSFMLSCGDDKTIKLWSVNSDDFNSIKDDTKIVSDTGDGALLKTFYGEHAFQSIDHHRRNPNFVTGGAQIQLWDVNRKKPLSNLSWGVDNVSFVRFNQNEEDILASTGSDNSIVLYDLRTNSPTQKVVQRMRTNALCWNPMEPFNFAIANEDHNAYYYDMRNMSRALHVFKDHVSAVMDVDFSPTGEEIVTGSYDKTIRIFNLKHGHSREVYHTKRMQHVFQVKFTMDSKYIVSGSDDGNVRLWRAKAWERSHVKTTKEKNKLEYDEKLKERFKHMPEIRRISKHRHVPKVIKKAQEIKNIEIASLKRREGNERRTRKDMPFVSERKKQIVGSVHSYEEKSSKADKEDDDQ, translated from the coding sequence ATGAAGATAAAGACCATTAGCAGGAATGCAGACGAATATGTCCCTGTAAAGAGCACACAGGAATCACAGCTTCCTAGGAACCTGGACCCTGCTCTCCATCCCTTTGAGAGGGCTCGGGAGTATACAAAGGCATTGACGGCGACCAAACTGGAGCGGATGTTTGCCAAGCCGTTTGTTGGCCAACTAGGATACGGCCACAGGGACGGATGCTATGTTCTAGCGAAAAACTATAATGTACTCAATAAGCTTGCCAGTGGCTCGGCGGACGGTGTAGTGAAGTATTGGAATATGGCGACAAGGGAAGAACTCTGCTCGTTCCGGGCCCATTATGGCCTAGTGACCGGACTGTGCGTCACGCCTACTCACTTGAGCCCTACCAAGAAGGACAGCTTCATGCTGTCATGTGGTGATGATAAGACTATAAAGCTGTGGTCGGTAAATAGCGACGACTTTAACAGTATAAAGGACGATACTAAGATAGTCAGTGACACAGGCGATGGGGCGCTGCTGAAAACGTTCTACGGCGAACACGCATTTCAGTCCATAGACCACCACCGTAGAAATCCAAATTTTGTTACCGGTGGTGCTCAGATTCAGTTATGGGATGTAAATCGCAAGAAACCATTGTCGAACCTTTCTTGGGGCGTGGACAATGTTAGTTTTGTGCGGTTTAATCAAAACGAGGAGGACATACTTGCAAGCACTGGCAGCGACAACTCCATTGTGCTTTATGATCTGCGAACCAACTCACCAACACAGAAAGTGGTGCAGAGAATGCGCACCAACGCCTTGTGCTGGAACCCAATGGAACCGTTTAACTTTGCAATTGCCAATGAAGACCACAATGCTTATTACTACGACATGCGCAATATGTCTCGTGCGCTCCATGTCTTTAAGGATCACGTCAGTGCTGTAATGGATGTTGACTTTTCTCCTACAGGTGAAGAGATTGTTACAGGCTCTTACGATAAGACAATCAGAATTTTCAATTTAAAGCATGGCCATTCAAGAGAAGTCTATCATACCAAGAGGATGCAGCATGTATTTCAAGTCAAGTTCACTATGGACAGTAAGTACATCGTCAGCGGCTCTGATGATGGCAATGTAAGACTTTGGAGAGCAAAGGCATGGGAAAGATCTCATGTGAAGACCACAAAGGAAAAGAATAAGTTGGAATACGACGAAAAACTAAAGGAGAGATTCAAGCACATGCCTGAAATCAGAAGAATCAGCAAGCACAGACATGTACCAAAGGTCATTAAAAAGGCTCAAGAAATCAAGAACATTGAGATTGCTTCTTTGAAACGCAGGGAAGGAAATGAGAGACGTACGAGAAAAGACATGCCCTTCGTTTCTGAACGGAAGAAGCAGATCGTTGGTAGCGTTCATTCATACGAAGAAAAGTCAAGCAAAGCGGACAAGGAAGATGATGACCAGTAA
- a CDS encoding AAL156Cp (Syntenic homolog of Saccharomyces cerevisiae YLR020C (YEH2) and YLL012W (YEH1)): MSVLGKTRIWLYTVTASVVTTLLLAAIFVAATWNTLITDRWKRKHRLRRRVIPTVQEAVVSDKDRIRVTVRRSVSATSESPFLGSDGKRHESDEEPGSAESGAAPGSGGNPFRDAMAAEDIKLVPDLAYYYRQYGIEIEEYEVTTDDGFVLFLWHFVGQGSVTQGPPMLLLHGLLQSCGSFASSGRKSLAYYFYESGYDVWLGNNRCGLNAKTVPSQVDEHEKWDWDMKEMVKYDLKAMVEYVLQKTARKKLTLVAHSQGTTQGFMGLLHGEALYGGTSFRLMDKLDNFVALAPAVYPGPLLYENVFMRFMASTIDVPWVYGVRSFLPIMMQVRALVVGNRFFSVVCYLFFNYLFDWNDLLWDKPLRDRHFMFSPVHISVNLMKWWLSKDPGRRSFRNYSHCIFPEEGAWFPLVDGNSDSHTLLDGQVRRNAPTEYPRILLFVPKQDRLVDGKRLIDHFTNHEDERIYKIWYFDDYSHLDVLWASDVSDRIGKSMLEELRAPQGSSS; the protein is encoded by the coding sequence ATGAGTGTCCTTGGTAAAACTCGAATATGGCTATACACAGTCACTGCCTCAGTGGTTACGACACTGCTCTTAGCAGCTATATTTGTGGCTGCCACTTGGAACACGTTAATTACAGATCGGTGGAAAAGAAAGCACAGGTTGAGACGGCGAGTGATACCAACAGTGCAGGAGGCAGTTGTCTCTGATAAGGACAGGATACGAGTGACGGTGAGACGCTCAGTGTCAGCGACATCGGAGAGCCCGTTTTTGGGGTCGGATGGCAAACGGCATGAAAGCGATGAAGAGCCTGGGAGCGCCGAGAGTGGCGCTGCGCCGGGATCAGGAGGCAATCCGTTCCGTGACGCAATGGCTGCGGAGGACATTAAGCTCGTTCCGGACTTGGCCTACTACTACCGGCAATACGGGATCGAAATTGAGGAGTATGAGGTAACCACGGACGACGGTTTTGTGCTCTTCCTCTGGCACTTTGTGGGCCAAGGCTCTGTAACACAGGGTCCGCCGATGTTGTTGTTGCATGGGCTCTTGCAGAGCTGCGGGTCCTTTGCATCAAGTGGCCGCAAGTCTCTCGCGTATTATTTCTATGAGTCCGGCTATGATGTGTGGCTAGGAAACAACCGCTGCGGCCTCAACGCCAAGACTGTGCCCTCGCAAGTTGATGAGCACGAGAAATGGGACTGGGACATGAAGGAAATGGTGAAGTACGATCTAAAGGCAATGGTTGAATACGTCTTGCAGAAAACTGCCAGGAAGAAACTCACCTTGGTGGCCCACTCGCAGGGCACGACGCAAGGATTTATGGGTTTGCTTCATGGAGAAGCGCTCTACGGAGGTACCAGTTTCCGACTAATGGATAAATTGGACAACTTTGTGGCGCTCGCGCCCGCGGTCTATCCGGGTCCACTTCTCTATGAAAATGTGTTCATGCGGTTCATGGCGTCCACAATTGATGTTCCATGGGTCTATGGAGTACGCTCCTTTCTTCCAATAATGATGCAAGTACGCGCGCTGGTAGTGGGAAACAGGTTTTTCTCAGTCGTATGCTATCTCTTCTTTAATTACTTGTTCGACTGGAATGATTTATTGTGGGACAAGCCGCTTCGGGACAGACATTTTATGTTCTCCCCCGTGCACATATCTGTGAATCTAATGAAGTGGTGGTTGAGTAAGGACCCTGGCCGCCGCAGCTTCAGAAATTACTCGCATTGCATATTCCCCGAGGAGGGGGCGTGGTTCCCCTTAGTCGATGGTAATAGCGACTCGCATACACTTTTGGATGGGCAAGTTCGGAGGAACGCTCCCACCGAGTACCCTCGTATCCTTTTGTTTGTCCCCAAGCAGGATCGATTGGTAGATGGCAAGCGACTAATCGATCACTTCACCAATCATGAAGATGAGCGCATCTACAAAATATGGTACTTTGATGATTATTCCCATTTAGATGTTTTATGGGCAAGTGATGTCAGTGATAGAATAGGTAAATCCATGTTGGAGGAACTCCGGGCTCCACAAGGAAGCAGTTCATAA
- the IRC25 gene encoding Irc25p (Syntenic homolog of Saccharomyces cerevisiae YLR021W (IRC25)): MIYRELQKAIPPALWGLDESAQNELELTAVHFTNKTLLHIRFNGEMDATYEVQPRGAGGLAADVGGLHGGAASSLRAEGNDEDEFVEDHLSKYNVSMKMGNSNDMKLPVVVMQIAELYERAVYPSVLGAEARAGPDLGLLVTLSSRFWRSASAGGPGSGSDFDRLMFVLQSIREMYGI, encoded by the coding sequence ATGATATACCGAGAGTTGCAAAAGGCAATTCCTCCTGCGCTTTGGGGGCTTGATGAGAGCGCACAGAATGAGTTGGAACTGACTGCAGTGCACTTCACCAATAAGACGCTCTTGCACATCCGATTCAATGGGGAGATGGATGCGACATATGAGGTCCAGCCGCGGGGGGCTGGGGGGCTCGCAGCGGATGTCGGTGGGCTCCACGGGGGCGCGGCAAGCAGTCTGCGTGCTGAAGGAAATGATGAGGACGAGTTTGTCGAAGACCACCTGTCCAAGTACAACGTCAGCATGAAGATGGGCAACTCCAACGACATGAAGCTGCCTGTGGTGGTAATGCAGATTGCAGAGCTGTATGAGCGGGCGGTGTACCCCTCTGTCCTTGGTGCAGAGGCTCGTGCTGGGCCGGACCTGGGACTGTTGGTGACCCTCTCGAGTCGATTCTGGAGAAGCGCGAGCGCAGGCGGCCCTGGCTCGGGCAGCGACTTCGATAGGCTAATGTTCGTGCTGCAGAGCATTCGGGAGATGTACGGAATATGA
- the SDO1 gene encoding guanine nucleotide exchange factor SDO1 (Syntenic homolog of Saccharomyces cerevisiae YLR022C (SDO1)) — MFVSFSYRPSMALALLEAIFNDSGSETQWISKSSRPMGVINQPSGQIKLTNVSLVRLKKGKKRFEVACYQNKVQDYRRGVETDLDEVLQINQVFLNVSKGQVASNEDLNGAFGTKEQEVVIKEILSRGEIQLSEKERQQMHGKITNELLTLVSAKCVNPNSKKRYPPTMIHKALAELKFNVVTNKPAKLQALEAIKLLVQRQIIPIARAKMRVKAVLPREGNAEAIAQAASLIAATEAAPESATTWMCTGLIDPMNYRELVTLCGKCGTLQVLDMAVLDDANQ, encoded by the coding sequence ATGTtcgtttctttttcttACCGTCCTTCCATGGCGCTAGCTCTCCTCGAAGCCATCTTCAACGATAGCGGCTCAGAAACACAGTGGATCAGCAAGTCGAGCCGTCCAATGGGAGTTATCAATCAGCCATCCGGGCAGATCAAGCTTACTAATGTGTCGCTGGTGAGGCTTAAGAAGGGGAAGAAGCGGTTCGAAGTTGCTTGCTACCAGAACAAGGTACAGGACTACCGTCGCGGCGTGGAGACCGACCTGGATGAGGTGCTGCAGATCAACCAGGTGTTTCTAAATGTGTCTAAGGGCCAGGTTGCGTCCAACGAGGACTTGAACGGGGCTTTCGGGACAAAGGAGCAGGAAGTCGTCATCAAGGAGATCCTAAGCCGCGGAGAGATCCAGTTGTCCGAGAAGGAACGACAGCAGATGCACGGGAAGATTACCAACGAGCTGCTGACTCTGGTTAGCGCCAAGTGCGTCAACCCAAACTCCAAAAAGCGCTATCCACCAACGATGATCCACAAGGCGCTTGCAGAGCTCAAGTTTAACGTCGTGACGAATAAGCCCGCGAAGCTGCAGGCACTTGAGGCCATTAAGCTGCTCGTGCAGCGCCAAATCATTCCGATTGCTCGGGCCAAGATGCGAGTCAAGGCGGTGCTTCCACGCGAAGGCAATGCCGAGGCTATTGCGCAAGCCGCCTCGCTCATTGCGGCGACCGAGGCCGCGCCCGAAAGCGCAACCACGTGGATGTGCACAGGCCTGATCGACCCAATGAACTACCGCGAACTGGTCACGCTCTGTGGCAAGTGCGGAACGCTGCAGGTGCTGGACATGGCGGTTCTGGACGATGCGAATCAGTGA
- the IZH3 gene encoding Izh3p (Syntenic homolog of Saccharomyces cerevisiae YLR023C (IZH3)) — MSHPNTHMPRTHAVHGRAAPQRRGCRTSVEKTDQSGHSRSSLAESAMEQAQLRSRGEAGGGRSVLCASGEPGSAHKWAGAVTCSGAEEQPLHWAESRARGLARHLHYWELPYAWRENRYIIYGHRFYHSHRKSLLSVLNAYGWHNETINIWSHLVGAAVLAYLLCWGWPRSDVYRAAQVPRLAKWAIGAFLACGVKCMASSVAWHTFNGTCHLKLRSRFVCVDYTGITLLVTASVVTTVAVTLYGLSRPLMYAYMVASIGLGTAAGVMNWSPHFDRPEARPLRIAVYVGLAALGLVSFVHVWMQVRWASAHLMAPLVYKSLVWYGIGVVFYATLVPERWRSDVTLDCCSGPVHEAACRQFRDLPPVARKDRQFWSLWWVDYFCHSHFLWHVFVVLGVVGHYRAVLQMSRIVWLDAGRAF; from the coding sequence ATGTCACACCCAAACACCCATATGCCCCGCACACATGCCGTGCAcgggcgcgccgcgccgcaACGGCGAGGTTGCCGGACAAGCGTGGAGAAAACCGACCAGTCCGGCCACTCCCGGAGCAGCCTGGCGGAGTCAGCGATGGAGCAAGCACAGCTACGCAGCAGGGGTGAGGCTGGCGGGGGCCGCAGCGTACTGTGTGCGAGCGGCGAGCCAGGCAGCGCGCACAAATGGGCTGGTGCAGTTACGTGCTCGGGAGCCGAGGAGCAGCCTCTGCACTGGGCAGAgtcgcgggcgcgcgggctGGCGCGGCATCTGCACTACTGGGAACTGCCATATGCGTGGCGGGAGAACCGGTACATTATCTACGGGCACCGGTTCTACCACTCGCACCGCAAGTCGCTGCTTTCGGTGCTGAATGCGTACGGATGGCACAATGAGACGATTAACATCTGGTCGCACCTGGTCGGCGCTGCGGTATTGGCCTACCTGCTGTGCTGGGGCTGGCCGCGCTCGGACGTGTACCGCGCGGCACAGGTCCCGCGGCTGGCCAAGTGGGCGATCGGAGCGTTTCTGGCGTGTGGGGTCAAGTGCATGGCCTCTTCTGTGGCCTGGCACACATTCAACGGCACGTGCCACCTGAAGCTGCGGTCGCGCTTTGTGTGCGTGGACTACACGGGGATCACGCTGCTGGTGACGGCATCGGTGGTGACGACGGTCGCTGTGACGCTGTACGGGCTGTCGCGGCCGCTGATGTACGCGTACATGGTGGCCTCCATTGGCCTAGGCACAGCCGCTGGCGTGATGAACTGGTCGCCGCACTTTGATCGCCCGGAGGCACGTCCGCTGCGGATCGCCGTGTACGTCGGGCTAGCCGCCCTGGGGCTCGTGTCATTCGTGCATGTCTGGATGCAAGTACGCTGGGCCTCCGCGCACCTCATGGCGCCGCTCGTGTACAAGAGCCTGGTCTGGTACGGAATCGGCGTGGTTTTCTACGCCACGCTTGTGCCCGAGCGCTGGCGGTCCGACGTAACGCTCGACTGCTGCTCGGGCCCGGTGCACGAGGCTGCTTGCCGCCAGTTCAGGGATCTGCCACCTGTCGCGCGCAAGGACCGCCAGTTCTGGTCATTGTGGTGGGTGGACTACTTCTGCCACTCGCACTTTCTGTGGCATGTCTTCGTCGTGCTTGGCGTCGTCGGCCACTACCGTGCAGTGCTCCAGATGTCAAGAATTGTGTGGCTCGACGCTGGTCGCGCCTTTTAG
- the PUF3 gene encoding mRNA-binding protein PUF3 (Syntenic homolog of Saccharomyces cerevisiae YLL013C (PUF3)), with translation METAAQAERIRGQMSTTEHTTDPWAGSVDYGSASRRNSNMDPELASIVSSLSALSTGPGAGAPQQLGGFRRASMNSNSSDVESELLFAGMSPTVRRTTLSVGGGAGGGGRLAMLGHYPASIAGTLPAGGQGGTFFERFGRTLAEATREVETGLGTYSVRQALRESAASSAQDLLARPGVAAATSDENALRKMSVSSETVESVSESMSMHNESNPSHNIWNVANAPVFRPNHGDSGGDPYSSVYGGFPYGMFGQYPSGTGLGGGGAFAAGGTVAKGEEASREEPQGDAATATNGQFAFPAGAPFLYFPVGSNGGSGAAIPAVLPPQPSRHSPSESQKGKSKGNPYLQQHPRGYKAPGMPLQNSNSKAAPQTSISGKGHHGHHYSSSKQSSTQNQHQANQQQSQYQHQSSSGATKRNGKNQQPIMRSPLLEEFRTNPTNKTYKLHEIYGSALEFCKDQHGSRFIQQELATASNIEKEVIFNEIRDHAIQLSHDVFGNYVIQKFFEFGTKTQKDILVEQFRGKLEALSLEMYACRVIQRAFEFIDEDQKIDLVMELSSSVLTMIKDQNGNHVIQKTIECIPMSKLPFILESLRGQIYHLSTHFYGCRVVQRLLEYGSKADQEEILNELDQFIPYLVQDQYGNYVIQHILQHGGDNPAENHIDKSKQDIVDTISKTVVEFSKHKFASNVVEKTILYGSASQKRQVLDKILPKDEEHAATLEDTSPLILMMRDQYANYVVQKLVGVGTGNDKKLIVIAIRSYLERLNKNNTLGNRHLASVEKLAALVEKVKL, from the coding sequence atGGAGACAGCAGCGCAGGCGGAACGGATACGAGGCCAGATGTCTACTACAGAGCACACGACAGATCCCTGGGCGGGCAGCGTGGACTATGGGTCTGCATCTCGGCGGAATAGCAACATGGACCCCGAACTGGCGTCGATCGTGTCTTCGTTATCGGCGTTGTCGACAGGCCCGGGCGCGGGGGCGCCACAACAGCTTGGTGGGTTCCGGCGGGCGTCGATGAACTCCAATAGCAGCGATGTGGAGTCTGAGCTCTTGTTTGCGGGCATGTCGCCTACTGTTCGGCGCACGACGCTCTCTGTTGGGGGCGGggctggcggcggaggGCGGCTGGCTATGCTCGGGCACTACCCGGCGAGCATTGCCGGGACGTTGCCGGCGGGGGGCCAGGGCGGTACATTCTTCGAGCGGTTTGGACGGACGTTGGCGGAGGCGACGCGCGAGGTCGAGACGGGGCTCGGGACGTACTCGGTCCGGCAGGCGCTGCGTGAGTCTGCGGCGAGCAGCGCACAAGATCTCTTGGCGCGCCCGGGAGTAGCGGCCGCTACCAGCGATGAGAACGCATTACGGAAGATGTCTGTGTCCTCGGAGACTGTCGAGTCTGTGAGTGAGAGCATGTCGATGCACAACGAGAGCAATCCATCGCACAACATCTGGAACGTAGCCAACGCACCGGTGTTTCGGCCCAACCACGGAGACTCGGGCGGTGACCCCTATTCCTCGGTCTACGGTGGCTTTCCGTACGGTATGTTTGGGCAGTATCCCAGTGGGACAGGCCTAGGTGGTGGTGGGGCCTTTGCTGCTGGCGGCACGGTTGCCAAAGGCGAGGAAGCCTCCCGAGAAGAACCACAGGGAGACGCAGCCACGGCAACGAACGGCCAGTTTGCTTTTCCTGCTGGTGCACCCTTTCTGTACTTTCCAGTCGGTTCCAATGGCGGATCTGGGGCGGCGATTCCGGCGGTGCTGCCTCCCCAGCCATCACGCCATTCACCTTCTGAGTCCCAGAAGGGGAAATCAAAAGGGAATCCAtacctgcagcagcacccGAGAGGCTACAAGGCTCCAGGAATGCCATTGCAGAACTCCAACTCGAAGGCCGCCCCACAGACCTCGATTTCAGGCAAGGGTCATCATGGCCACCACTACTCATCTTCCAAACAATCTTCGACCCAGAACCAGCATCAGGCAAACCAACAACAGAGCCAGTATCAACATCAGTCTTCTTCCGGGGCCACCAAGAGAAATGGTAAAAACCAGCAGCCCATAATGCGGTCTCCGCTTTTGGAAGAGTTTCGCACAAACCCTACCAACAAGACATACAAGCTACATGAAATATATGGCTCTGCGTTAGAATTTTGTAAGGACCAACATGGCTCCAGGTTCATTCAACAAGAGCTAGCGACTGCATCTAATATTGAGAAGGAGGTAATATTCAACGAGATACGCGACCATGCCATTCAATTATCGCACGATGTTTTTGGGAACTATGTCATCCAGAAGTTTTTCGAATTTGGGACCAAGACGCAGAAAGATATACTAGTTGAGCAGTTTAGGGGCAAACTGGAGGCATTGTCGTTGGAAATGTATGCTTGTCGCGTCATACAGAGGGCTTTTGAGTTCATAGATGAGGATCAGAAGATTGACCTTGTGATGGAGCTATCTTCTAGCGTGCTTACCATGATAAAAGATCAAAATGGCAATCATGTGATACAAAAAACAATCGAATGCATCCCCATGTCGAAACTGCCGTTCATCTTAGAAAGTTTGCGCGGTCAGATATACCATTTGTCAACTCACTTCTATGGATGCCGTGTTGTCCAGCGGCTTTTGGAGTACGGTAGTAAGGCGGATCAGGAGGAGATTTTAAACGAACTTGATCAATTTATTCCATATTTGGTTCAAGATCAGTACGGCAACTATGTCATCCAACATATTCTTCAGCATGGTGGTGACAATCCTGCGGAAAACCATATCGATAAGTCGAAGCAAGATATTGTCGACACTATCAGCAAAACCGTAGTTGAGTTCTCGAAGCATAAGTTTGCTTCCAATGTAGTGGAGAAGACGATATTGTATGGTAGCGCGTCGCAGAAAAGGCAAGTTTTGGATAAAATATTGCCGAAAGATGAAGAGCACGCGGCGACGTTGGAGGATACCTCTCCATTAATATTGATGATGCGTGACCAGTATGCTAATTATGTTGTACAAAAGCTTGTTGGTGTTGGTACAGGTAATGATAAGAAGCTCATTGTCATCGCTATCAGATCTTATTTGGAGAGGCTGAACAAGAATAACACGCTAGGGAACCGACATTTGGCAAGCGTTGAAAAATTGGCTGCATTAGTGGAAAAGGTTAAGCTATAA
- the EMC6 gene encoding Emc6p (Syntenic homolog of Saccharomyces cerevisiae YLL014W (EMC6)): MANPVSADILSSRSVSFNKKRLLYVHDITSLVFGCGAGILQLESLQGFIMFAVSYLSISAIFAMRLCKFEPSKYFQNPVQDIILTSLFRELAGFVMAWTFTYALLS; encoded by the coding sequence ATGGCGAATCCTGTTTCCGCGGACATTTTGTCCAGTAGATCGGTCTCCTTCAATAAGAAGCGGCTGCTCTATGTTCATGATATTACATCACTCGTGTTCGGCTGTGGGGCTGGGATCTTGCAGCTCGAGTCATTGCAGGGTTTTATTATGTTTGCAGTGAGCTACCTCAGTATATCCGCGATATTCGCAATGCGGCTCTGCAAGTTTGAACCTAGCAAGTACTTTCAGAACCCAGTCCAGGATATAATATTGACGTCGTTGTTCCGCGAGCTTGCAGGTTTTGTGATGGCGTGGACGTTCACTTACGCGCTCTTAAGCTAA